In Deltaproteobacteria bacterium GWA2_45_12, the genomic window TTTGGAGGTTCTTTTAATCCCCCGCATATCGGGCATAGGCAGGTGCTTGAACATTTGGTTGCATTAAAAAAGTTTGATGAAGTCTGGGTTGTCCCCAGCTACGCTCATCCCTTTGAAAAAGGGCTCATCCCTTTTGAACATCGGGAAAAAATGTGCCATCTTTTGATTGAGGGTTTGGATAGCTTGGTGAAGGTTTTGCCCATCGAAGAAGAATTAAAAAAGAATCCATCCTACACGATTGATGTGGTAACAGAATTAAAGCAGCGTTTCCCGAATGCCCAATTTCATCTTGCTATCGGCAGTGATTGCAAAAATGATTTGCCCCGGTGGCATCGTTATGAAGATTTAAAAAGACTTGTCCAATGTTATTTTATTCCCCGTTTTGGAATTGAGCCATCTCCCTTTGCCGCCATTTCAAGTAGCGAGGTGAGAATGATGATCAAAAACCGCAAACCTTGCGAGGCCTGGGTGAGCCCCAAGGTTAAAAAATATATTGAGGATCACAAGCTCTATGTCTGATGTGACCAAACCCGTCCGTCGTGTGTTGGTGGTGAACAAAAAAACGCTTTTTGAAAAATTTGCGGATGGTTCCACCTTTTTTCCCATAAAACACCTTCATCGTAAGGGGCATGGTTCGATGCAATGGTTGAACCTGGCTCATCGCGAACACAAAGCGACCCTAAAAAGGGTTGTTTCTTTTCTGAAAAATAAAAAAGTTTCTTTTCGGGTTGTCACCAGCCCCACGCAGGCCCAGGTTCATGCTTGCGATCTGGTTATTACTGTCGGTGGGGATGGCACTTTTTTAAGGGCGGCCAGATTCACTTCAAAAAAACCGATCGTGGGAATTAATTCTTCCCCCCAATTCAGTGTGGGGGCCCTTTGTTCCATTGATGCCCCCCAATGCGAAAAAAAATTGGAAAAGATTTTTCAGGGGAAATTCAGGTTGAATAAATTCTTTCGCCTTTGCGTTTTTATCAACGGCAAAAAACAGAAGTTTCAGGCGGTCAATGATGTGCTTTTTGCCAATTCAATCCCCGCGGGAACAACCCGTTATTGGTTGGAGGTAGATGGCAAGAAAGAATTGCAAAAAAGTTCCGGGATATGGTTTTCGACCTCCCTTGGCTCTACGGCAGGGATTCATGCTGCTGGTGGACGCGTGGTTCCCAAAAAGCATCCTTCCCTTCAATTTTTGGTGAGAGAACCTTTTAAGAAGAAGGGGAAGTCTTACCAATTAAAACACGCCATTTTATCCAAAAATAAAAAAATTGTTTTGATGAACCAAACTGTGCAGGCAGCTCTCTATTTGGATGGAATTCAAGCGATCTATCCCTTGAGCTATCGGGACAAAATAACTATTTCCCTTTCCTCCGATCCTATTTTGGTTGTGTCAATAATCTAGCAATTTTAGGGTCTGTAATCGTCATTTATTTGGCTATTCTTTTGATTTTTCCTTTCAATCGATTTGTAAATACTTGTAAATATTAGTTTTATAATTCTGGCCCCGTGGCACCTTCCTTGCTTTCTTTAAGGGGGAATGAGTTTATCCCGTGTTTTCATTTTAGGAAGTTTGTTTTTCTGGTGGGTTGGGGGAATGGGGTCTTTTGCATGGGCTTCCTCTGTTGAAAATAATTCCTTAACCTCTCAAACCCGGATTGTCATTAATATACCTGCACGTTCTTTAAGCCTTTATGATCATGGGGAGTTGATTCAAAAATTTCCCATTGCCGTGGGATCTTCAACTTACAAAACCCCCATGGGGCGTCGGGAACTAAACCAGATTGTTTGGAACCCATGGTGGATCCCGCCTGATAGTGCCTGGGCCAAAGATGAAAAGAAGACACCTCCGGGGCCGAAAAATCCGCTGGGGCCTGTCAAAATGGAATTGGGTGATTCCATTCGTATTCATGGCACCAATAAGGAAAAATCGGTTGGAACGGCGGCCTCCCATGGTTGCATGCGCATGTTTAACGAGGATGCAAAAAAACTGGCGTGGTGGATTCAAACCCATTTTTCAGACAAGACGAACCCCGCTTTGCAGGAAAAATACAAGGCTCATCCCGGGCAGAGTTTTTATGTAATTTTGAATCAAACCATTCCTGTCAATATTGTTTATGAACCTTTTGAAATTGATGGTGGTTCTTTGGTGATTCATCCCGATGTCTATGGCCGTGTGGAAAAAGTAAGAGAGAAGGCACTGCAATGGCTTGCAAAACAGGGAATTGATTCCAAAGTTTTAAATGAGGAAGTTTTTGAAGCTTTTGTTTTGGGAGTGAATACACGGCAATCGTTTGTGGTGCGGCTTAAAGACCTAGTGCCAGGGGAATGGAGAAATGTTGAAACAAGAATTGCTTCCAAAAGCAATACAGGTCAACAAGGCCCTTTGTAGTCTGTTACCTCCGCCACGCTAATCCCGCGTAGCGGGACCCCGAACGCGGGGCCGACAAAAATTCGCGAGAATGACGATTTTATTTTTTCTTTTCAATTTTATCCCTTTCAAGGTAAAAGAGTATCCACTAAGTGGTTCCAGGTTTTCTCATAACTCATAACCCATAACTCATAACTCATAACTATTATGTGCGGTATTGTCGGCTATGTCGGAAATAAAGAAGCGGCTCCCATTTTACTCAATGGGCTCAAGCGCCTGGAATACAGGGGCTATGATTCGGCCGGCATTGCCGTAAAAAATGGGGTCCATTTTTCCATTAAACGCGCTGAGGGGAAGCTTTCAAATCTTGTTTCCAAAGTTGCAAAGGATACGCCTGTGGGAAGTTTGGGTATAGGGCATACACGCTGGGCTACCCACGGTAAGCCCACCGAAACAAATGCCCACCCCCATCATGCAGGTCGTGTTGTGCTTGTTCACAACGGGATTATCGAAAATTACCTCAAGCTGAAGGAAAATTTCCTGAAAGGCCGCAAAATTCTCAAATCAGAAACAGACACTGAAATTATTTGCCATGTCATTGAGGCTTATTTACAAAAAGGAGTTTCATTTTTGGAAGCTTTTCAAAAAGCGCTTCAAAAATTGGAAGGGACCTATGCCTTGGTGGTCATGGATCTTGAAAACCCGGGGCAATTGTATGTAGCTAAAAAAAGCTCCCCCCTGATTATTGGAGTGAAAGACAGAGAAACCTTTGTCGCTTCTGATATTCCCGCCATTTTGCCTTTTACTAAAAAGATTATTTATTTAGACGATGGTGAAACAGCTGTTTTAAAACCCGGAGAAGTTACAGTTTATGATAGTGATGGCAGGATATTAAAAAAGGAAATTTGTACAATCAAATGGTCCCCAAAAATGGCTGAAAAAGGGGGGTACAAACATTTCATGCTCAAGGAAATCATGGAACAGCCCCGTGTGATGGAAGAAACCATTTTGGGACGGATTCAAAAAGGAAAACAGACAATTTATTTTCCGGATTTGGATAAATTATTTAAGAGCAAAAAATTTCCATCTTTTAACCGTTTTTATATGGTGGCTTGTGGAACCAGTTGGCATGCGGCCATGGCGGGCAAGTATTTGATTGAGTCCATTGCCAAAATTCCTGTGAGTGTGGATACGGCCAGCGAATTCAGGTATCGCGAACCCTTCATCGACAAAAAAACCCTTTTGCTTGTTATTTCCCAGTCGGGAGAAACAGCGGACACCTTGGCCTGCATGGATGACGCAAAAAAAAGAGGGGCCAAGGTCATTGCCATTTGTAATGTGCTTGGTTCAAGCATTACCCGCAAAAGCAATGTAACCCTGGATACACGAGCCGGGCCCGAAATAGGGGTTGCCTCTACAAAAGCTTTCACCACACAGATGGTTCAGTTGTTCCTTTTGTCCCTTTATCTGGCCCTTAAAAACAAAACAATTGATGCAACTTATGTCCAAAAAGCCATCAAGCAATTAAATCTCCTGCCTTCTTTTATGGAAAAAATGTTGGCGCAGAAAGAAGTTCTTTACAAAATGGCCCAAAAATTAAAAGAGGCCCACGATATTTATTATATCGCCCGTGGTGTGCATTATCCCATTGCCCTGGAAGGAGCCTTAAAGCTCAAGGAAATTTCCTATATTCATGCCGAAGGTTATTCAGCCGGTGAAATGAAACACGGCCCGATTGCGCTGATTGAAAAAGGAACG contains:
- a CDS encoding nicotinate (nicotinamide) nucleotide adenylyltransferase translates to MQDKSRQKHVVLFGGSFNPPHIGHRQVLEHLVALKKFDEVWVVPSYAHPFEKGLIPFEHREKMCHLLIEGLDSLVKVLPIEEELKKNPSYTIDVVTELKQRFPNAQFHLAIGSDCKNDLPRWHRYEDLKRLVQCYFIPRFGIEPSPFAAISSSEVRMMIKNRKPCEAWVSPKVKKYIEDHKLYV
- a CDS encoding glutamine--fructose-6-phosphate aminotransferase, giving the protein MCGIVGYVGNKEAAPILLNGLKRLEYRGYDSAGIAVKNGVHFSIKRAEGKLSNLVSKVAKDTPVGSLGIGHTRWATHGKPTETNAHPHHAGRVVLVHNGIIENYLKLKENFLKGRKILKSETDTEIICHVIEAYLQKGVSFLEAFQKALQKLEGTYALVVMDLENPGQLYVAKKSSPLIIGVKDRETFVASDIPAILPFTKKIIYLDDGETAVLKPGEVTVYDSDGRILKKEICTIKWSPKMAEKGGYKHFMLKEIMEQPRVMEETILGRIQKGKQTIYFPDLDKLFKSKKFPSFNRFYMVACGTSWHAAMAGKYLIESIAKIPVSVDTASEFRYREPFIDKKTLLLVISQSGETADTLACMDDAKKRGAKVIAICNVLGSSITRKSNVTLDTRAGPEIGVASTKAFTTQMVQLFLLSLYLALKNKTIDATYVQKAIKQLNLLPSFMEKMLAQKEVLYKMAQKLKEAHDIYYIARGVHYPIALEGALKLKEISYIHAEGYSAGEMKHGPIALIEKGTPVVAIAPDDRVCGKMISNIEEVKARGASVFTLATEGDHRFDERSEAVFYLPRTQWYLAPILAVVPLQLLAYFVADLKGCDIDQPRNLAKSVTVE